The Dermacentor albipictus isolate Rhodes 1998 colony chromosome 2, USDA_Dalb.pri_finalv2, whole genome shotgun sequence genome has a segment encoding these proteins:
- the LOC135899903 gene encoding neprilysin-like: MEDADELALNVRPSCLDRRVPQPFIADRAVRFVCACNYAAYSALVVVLAVLVMGLVGYLVIVQDRGGVDYAHRRFNFTDELPDGFEGQDFSPTAQADGTTVVHERDLCGSRDCNHEAVRIVGSLNASVDPCDDFYAYVCSVWMDKHRPTKGQDRRSVDDDLLDSYSRFLVSLLGHSNAEIPAAKTLFDACVVPPASLFRDVVTTFFYMVGLQHWPYSPSDRVMAVDVASKVGTLHRLLGLDSLFHLSVVEDPEDKYTFMSIGEPDLVSGFVEGSSVAEFAFLAKAHETLMSYLGRTLSTNVAVVETDLARRMSPRRTPGCYELLSQCTTVRLDQLPESGVVHWKLLAEEAFGDRIAAVNRFVKMPNDEYLLSFGSDVQQTLQKLDILNYLAFRVCMALSPLIANATVRHRLASIAYGRNPRVSKTLLPEHYCVRLLDRFEAPLVMALAYDQSITLISWDDVLELVLGHLNATLARHLSYDFSRWFTREFADHVSQQLARVSWEPLVPKRFFDEEYRSKYLSGLHKGDSGSQQLPSFFYFWLQRAVKRARGTLETSEEDLRPGWNKGFLSTWPHLGAPFRILEIPLPVFDFGMPLDRKLSKFHIARVGTRVYWSLFRYIYFLAYGFYLNTTLSDPVSVFENLRGCLQKDYARMSASAGRSPLHTLLLFEKTSTADMLDVLAVGLAYQSFEEYMVKEVSNFRFRDARQFSLEQLFFIYYGMSHCENANPLFESWQQASDVSSAWARVNGPLRHVPEFAAAFRCPLGSFMNPHDKCRLDEISTTMRQP, encoded by the exons ATGGAGGACGCCGACGAGCTGGCGCTGAACGTGCGGCCTTCGTGCTTGGACCGCCGCGTCCCGCAACCGTTCATCGCCGACCGCGCCGTCCGCTTCGTGTGCGCCTGCAACTACGCCGCCTACAGCGCGCTGGTCGTCGTCCTCGCCGTCCTGGTGATGGGCCTCGTCGGCTATCTGGTCATCGTGCAGGACCGAGGCGGCGTCGACTACGCGCACCGGCGATTCAATTTCACCGATGAATTGCCGGACGGATTCGAGGGTCAGGATTTCTCCCCTACCGCTCAAGCCGACGGAACAACG GTCGTCCACGAGAGGGATCTGTGCGGCTCGCGCGACTGCAACCACGAAGCGGTGCGCATAGTCGGCTCGCTCAACGCGTCCGTGGACCCATGCGACGACTTCTACGCCTACGTGTGCTCTGTCTGGATGGACAAGCACCGTCCCACGAAAGGCCAGGACAGGCGGTCCGTTGACGACGACCTCTTGGACAGCTACTCTCGCTTCTTGGTCAGCCTGCTGGGTCACAGCAATGCCGAGATACCCGCGGCCAAGACCCTCTTCGACGCATGCGTCGTACCACCCGCCTCCCTGTTCAGGGACGTCGTCACCACATTCTTCTACATGGTGGGTCTACAGCACTGGCCTTACTCGCCTTCGGACAGGGTTATGGCCGTGGACGTCGCCTCCAAGGTCGGCACTCTTCACCGTCTCTTGGGACTAGACAGCCTATTTCATCTCTCCGTCGTCGAGGATCCCGAAGACAAGTACACGTTCATGTCCATCGGCGAGCCCGACCTGGTGTCCGGATTCGTCGAAGGATCCTCAGTCGCAGAGTTCGCCTTCTTGGCCAAGGCTCACGAAACGCTCATGTCGTACCTGGGCAGGACCTTGTCGACCAACGTCGCGGTGGTGGAGACGGACCTGGCGCGGCGCATGTCCCCACGAAGGACACCGGGTTGCTACGAGCTGCTGAGCCAGTGCACGACCGTGCGCCTGGACCAGCTGCCGGAGTCTGGCGTAGTCCACTGGAAGCTGCTAGCGGAGGAAGCGTTCGGCGACCGCATCGCGGCTGTGAACAGGTTCGTCAAGATGCCTAACGACGAATATCTGCTCAGCTTCGGCAGCGACGTGCAGCAGACCCTGCAGAAGCTGGACATTCTAAACTACCTGGCGTTCCGAGTCTGCATGGCGCTCTCACCACTCATCGCCAACGCCACCGTGCGCCACCGGCTTGCCTCCATCGCGTACGGCCGCAACCCACGCGTTTCCAAGACTCTGCTACCGGAGCACTACTGCGTGCGGCTATTGGACCGTTTCGAAGCGCCGCTCGTCATGGCGTTGGCATACGACCAGTCCATCACCCTAATCTCGTGGGACGATGTCCTGGAGCTCGTTTTGGGTCACCTCAATGCCACGCTAGCAAGACACCTCAGCTACGACTTCTCCCGTTGGTTCACGCGCGAGTTCGCCGATCACGTGTCCCAACAGTTGGCGCGGGTCTCGTGGGAGCCCCTGGTGCCTAAGCGGTTCTTCGACGAGGAGTACCGCAGCAAGTACCTGAGCGGGCTCCATAAGGGGGACTCCGGCAGCCAGCAGCTGCCTTCCTTCTTCTACTTCTGGCTCCAGCGAGCCGTCAAGAGGGCGCGCGGCACCCTGGAAACGTCCGAAGAGGACCTCAGGCCCGGCTGGAACAAGGGCTTCCTTAGCACTTGGCCGCACCTCGGCGCTCCGTTTAGAATCCTGGAGATTCCGCTGCCAGTGTTCGACTTCGGCATGCCCCTCGACCGCAAGCTGAGCAAGTTTCACATCGCTCGGGTCGGTACGCGGGTCTACTGGAGCCTCTTCAGGTACATCTACTTCCTGGCGTACGGTTTCTACCTGAACACCACGTTGTCCGACCCGGTCTCCGTGTTCGAGAACCTGCGCGGGTGCCTCCAGAAGGACTACGCCCGGATGAGCGCTTCTGCGGGCCGGTCTCCGCTGCACACGCTGCTCCTCTTCGAGAAGACTTCGACCGCGGACATGCTGGACGTGTTGGCAGTGGGTCTGGCCTACCAGTCCTTCGAGGAGTACATGGTCAAGGAGGTCTCCAACTTCCGCTTCAGGGATGCGCGCCAGTTCTCGCTGGAACAGCTGTTTTTCATCTACTACGGCATGAGCCACTGCGAGAACGCGAACCCGCTCTTCGAGAGCTGGCAGCAGGCGAGCGACGTCAGCTCGGCGTGGGCCCGCGTCAACGGACCCCTGAGACACGTGCCCGAATTCGCGGCGGCCTTCCGCTGCCCCCTGGGTTCGTTCATGAACCCGCACGACAAGTGCAGGCTAGATGAGATCAGCACCACTATGCGCCAGCCTTAA